From Micromonospora rifamycinica, a single genomic window includes:
- a CDS encoding LacI family DNA-binding transcriptional regulator, with protein MTAAQRPTLEAVARQAGVSRATVSRVVNGSTTVAEPIQEAVRRAVAELGYVPNLAARSLVTQRTDSVALVLPEVATRVFSDDQVFPGIIRGAAQELEAADKQLVLMLAGSPAGHDRVARYTTGRHVDGVLFASLHGKDPLPGRLARLGIPVVCSGRPLDAADVPYIDVDHVGGVATATRYLIDNGRRRIATIAGPQDMVAGIERLAGYRDTVVAAGLPQMIEYGDFTRESGTTAMRRLLAAYPDLDAVFAASDLMAHAALRALHEAGRRVPDDVAVIGFDDIETAAYTEPPLTTVRQPIVELGRKMTRLLLALADGADVERVVVLPTELVIRQSA; from the coding sequence ATGACGGCGGCGCAGCGGCCCACCCTGGAGGCGGTCGCCCGGCAGGCCGGCGTGTCCCGGGCGACGGTCTCCCGGGTGGTGAACGGCTCCACCACGGTCGCCGAGCCGATCCAGGAGGCGGTCCGCCGGGCGGTGGCCGAGCTGGGGTACGTGCCGAACCTGGCCGCCCGCAGCCTGGTCACCCAGCGGACCGACTCGGTCGCCCTGGTGCTGCCGGAGGTCGCCACCCGGGTCTTCTCCGACGACCAGGTCTTCCCCGGGATCATCCGGGGTGCGGCCCAGGAGCTGGAGGCGGCCGACAAGCAACTCGTGCTGATGCTGGCCGGCTCGCCCGCCGGGCACGACCGGGTCGCCCGCTACACCACCGGCCGGCACGTCGACGGGGTGCTCTTCGCCTCGCTGCACGGCAAGGACCCGCTCCCCGGCCGGCTCGCCCGGCTGGGGATACCGGTGGTGTGCAGCGGTCGGCCGCTGGACGCCGCCGACGTGCCCTACATCGACGTGGACCATGTCGGCGGGGTCGCCACGGCCACCCGCTACCTGATCGACAACGGTCGCCGCCGGATCGCCACCATCGCCGGCCCACAGGACATGGTCGCCGGCATCGAACGGCTGGCCGGCTACCGGGACACCGTGGTCGCCGCCGGCCTACCCCAGATGATCGAGTACGGCGACTTCACCCGCGAGTCGGGCACCACGGCGATGCGTCGGCTGCTCGCCGCGTACCCCGATCTGGACGCGGTCTTCGCCGCCTCCGACCTGATGGCGCACGCCGCCCTGCGGGCGCTGCACGAGGCGGGCCGGCGGGTGCCCGACGACGTCGCGGTGATCGGCTTCGACGACATCGAGACGGCCGCCTACACCGAGCCGCCGCTGACCACCGTGCGGCAGCCGATCGTCGAGCTGGGCCGGAAGATGACCCGGCTGCTGCTGGCCCTCGCCGACGGCGCGGACGTCGAGCGGGTCGTGGTGCTGCCGACCGAGCTGGTGATCCGGCAGTCCGCCTGA
- a CDS encoding GH1 family beta-glucosidase has protein sequence MSERRFPENFVWGAATAAYQIEGAARDDGRGDSIWDTFSRTPGKVFAGHTGDVACDHYHRYADDVALMAELGLAAYRFSVAWPRIRPDGTGPVNPRGLDFYDRLTDALLDRGIDPIITLYHWDLPQTLQDRGGWTSRETAEHFADYALAVHARLGDRVHTWTTLNEPWCSAYLGYGNGVHAPGEQDAGSAFRAVHHLLLGHGLAARALRAAGARTIGITLNPADVAPADPGSAADAAAVRLVDGLQNRIFLDPLTGAGYPADVLEHVARMVEPTFVREGDEKVIAAPLDLLGINYYSPTYVAGRPDGAGSSAYPGTEGAVEFLPAAGPVTEMGWQIEPAGLTRLLERIATDYPGLPLMITENGGAFPDDTRLPDGDGRIDDADRIAYLDGHLRAAHEAISRGVDLRGYLVWSLLDNFEWAEGYRKRFGIVHVDYLDQRRTPKSSARWYQEVISRNGL, from the coding sequence GTGAGCGAACGTCGATTCCCGGAGAACTTCGTGTGGGGCGCGGCGACCGCCGCGTACCAGATCGAGGGGGCGGCCCGCGACGACGGCCGCGGCGACTCCATCTGGGACACCTTCAGCCGCACGCCGGGCAAGGTGTTCGCCGGGCACACCGGTGACGTCGCCTGCGACCACTACCACCGGTACGCCGACGACGTGGCGCTGATGGCCGAGCTGGGGCTGGCCGCGTACCGCTTCTCGGTGGCCTGGCCCCGGATCCGGCCGGACGGCACCGGCCCGGTCAACCCGCGCGGCCTGGACTTCTACGACCGGCTGACCGACGCGCTGCTCGACCGGGGCATCGACCCGATCATCACGCTCTACCACTGGGACCTGCCCCAGACGTTGCAGGACCGGGGCGGCTGGACCAGCCGGGAGACCGCCGAGCACTTCGCCGACTACGCGCTCGCCGTGCACGCGCGGCTCGGCGACCGGGTGCACACCTGGACCACGCTCAACGAGCCGTGGTGCTCGGCCTACCTGGGTTACGGCAACGGGGTGCACGCCCCCGGCGAGCAGGACGCCGGGTCGGCCTTCCGGGCAGTCCACCACCTGTTGCTGGGGCACGGCCTGGCGGCACGGGCGCTGCGGGCGGCGGGCGCGCGGACCATCGGGATCACCCTCAACCCGGCGGACGTCGCGCCGGCCGACCCGGGCAGCGCCGCCGACGCCGCCGCGGTACGCCTGGTCGACGGCCTCCAGAACCGGATCTTCCTGGACCCGCTGACCGGGGCCGGCTACCCGGCCGACGTGCTCGAACACGTCGCCCGGATGGTGGAGCCCACGTTCGTCCGGGAGGGCGACGAGAAGGTCATCGCCGCGCCGCTGGACCTGCTCGGGATCAACTACTACTCCCCCACCTACGTCGCGGGCCGCCCGGACGGGGCCGGCAGCAGCGCCTACCCGGGCACCGAGGGCGCGGTAGAGTTCCTCCCGGCCGCCGGCCCGGTGACCGAGATGGGGTGGCAGATCGAGCCGGCCGGGTTGACCCGGCTGCTGGAGCGGATCGCCACCGACTACCCGGGGCTACCGCTGATGATCACCGAGAACGGCGGCGCGTTCCCCGACGACACCCGGCTCCCGGACGGGGACGGCCGGATCGACGACGCCGACCGGATCGCCTACCTGGACGGGCACCTGCGGGCCGCGCACGAGGCCATCTCCCGCGGGGTGGACCTGCGCGGCTATCTCGTATGGTCGTTGCTGGACAACTTCGAGTGGGCCGAGGGCTATCGGAAGCGGTTCGGGATCGTCCACGTCGACTATCTGGACCAGCGGCGCACCCCGAAGTCGAGCGCCCGGTGGTACCAGGAGGTGATCTCCCGGAACGGGCTGTGA
- a CDS encoding maleylpyruvate isomerase family mycothiol-dependent enzyme, which produces MSRLHATKDFWIGALRVDGPAFAAAVAEAPPETPVLSCPGWTVADLTLHLAGVYHWVHSFVGSGDTAQPARRDHVAELPAGVSALQLWQHQYDQLMTLFDTLDPEAPAWNPMPQPKKAGFWPRRMAHETAVHRWDAQLAIAAGDPVEAKLAADGVSEVLDTWLPAGRRRASGQWQGVVHLTAADAAQDWYLRMRGEGVALLDTATVFGHDDHHARVQVTGSASDLLLALWGRISFDTLGVTGDRSLLEGLRVG; this is translated from the coding sequence ATGAGCAGACTGCACGCCACGAAGGACTTCTGGATCGGAGCGCTCCGGGTCGACGGCCCGGCGTTCGCCGCGGCCGTCGCCGAGGCCCCGCCGGAGACACCCGTGCTGTCCTGCCCGGGGTGGACGGTGGCCGACCTGACCCTGCACCTCGCCGGGGTCTACCACTGGGTGCACTCCTTCGTCGGCTCCGGGGACACCGCCCAGCCAGCCCGCCGCGACCACGTCGCCGAGCTGCCCGCCGGGGTGTCCGCGCTCCAGCTCTGGCAGCACCAGTACGACCAGCTGATGACGCTCTTCGACACGCTCGACCCGGAGGCCCCGGCCTGGAACCCGATGCCGCAGCCCAAGAAGGCCGGCTTCTGGCCGCGCCGGATGGCCCACGAGACCGCGGTGCACCGGTGGGACGCCCAGCTCGCCATCGCCGCCGGTGACCCGGTCGAGGCGAAGCTCGCCGCCGACGGGGTCAGCGAGGTGCTGGACACCTGGCTGCCGGCCGGCCGGCGGCGGGCCTCGGGGCAGTGGCAGGGGGTGGTACACCTGACCGCCGCCGACGCCGCGCAGGACTGGTACCTGCGGATGCGCGGCGAGGGGGTGGCGCTGCTGGACACCGCCACGGTCTTCGGGCACGACGACCACCACGCCCGGGTGCAGGTGACGGGCTCGGCCAGCGACCTGCTGTTGGCGCTCTGGGGCCGGATCAGCTTCGACACCCTCGGGGTGACCGGGGACCGTTCCCTGCTGGAGGGCCTGCGCGTCGGCTGA
- a CDS encoding UDP-N-acetylmuramate dehydrogenase gives MSNVYAKPTTDAEPADPAVLAEYTTLRLGGPAARLETATSADEIVARVRAARRRDEPVLVLAGGSNVVVGDAGFPGTVVLVRSRGHTVVAEDPDTVTVRVEAGEPWDDLVATAVGNGWSGLECLSGIPGSAGATPIQNVGAYGQEVAERITGVQVYDRADDRLTTIDAADCGFAYRGSIFKYSDRWVVLSVDFRLDRSPLSGPVRYAELARSLGVQVGDRVPLAAARDTVLALRAGKGMVLDPADPDTWSVGSFFTNPVLDRAAYELLRERAADVGEPPSWPCPGDLVKVSAAWLIDRAGFAKGHPGPGGTAISGKHTLALTNHGGRARTADLITLAREIRDGVHARFGVPLHPEPVLVNCAV, from the coding sequence GTGTCGAACGTCTACGCCAAACCGACAACGGACGCCGAACCCGCCGATCCGGCCGTCCTGGCGGAATACACCACCCTCCGGCTCGGCGGCCCCGCCGCCCGCCTGGAGACCGCCACCAGCGCCGACGAGATCGTCGCCCGGGTCCGCGCCGCGCGCCGGCGCGACGAACCGGTGCTGGTCCTGGCCGGCGGCAGCAACGTGGTCGTCGGGGACGCCGGATTCCCCGGCACCGTCGTGCTGGTCCGGTCGCGGGGCCACACCGTGGTCGCCGAGGACCCCGACACCGTGACCGTCCGCGTCGAGGCCGGCGAGCCCTGGGACGACCTGGTCGCCACCGCCGTCGGCAACGGCTGGTCCGGCCTGGAGTGCCTCTCCGGCATCCCCGGCTCGGCCGGCGCCACCCCGATCCAGAACGTCGGCGCGTACGGGCAGGAGGTCGCCGAACGGATCACCGGCGTCCAGGTGTACGACCGGGCCGACGACCGGCTGACCACCATCGACGCGGCGGACTGCGGCTTCGCGTACCGGGGCAGCATCTTCAAGTACAGCGACCGGTGGGTGGTGCTCTCGGTCGACTTCCGGCTGGACCGCTCGCCACTGTCCGGGCCGGTGCGCTACGCCGAGCTGGCCCGCTCGCTCGGGGTGCAGGTCGGCGACCGGGTGCCGCTGGCCGCCGCCCGGGACACGGTGCTCGCGTTGCGCGCCGGCAAGGGCATGGTGCTCGACCCCGCCGACCCGGACACCTGGTCGGTCGGCTCGTTCTTCACCAATCCGGTCCTCGACCGGGCGGCGTACGAGCTGCTGCGCGAGCGCGCCGCCGACGTCGGGGAGCCGCCGTCCTGGCCCTGCCCGGGTGACCTGGTGAAGGTGAGCGCCGCCTGGCTGATCGACCGGGCCGGCTTCGCCAAGGGGCACCCGGGGCCGGGGGGCACCGCCATCTCCGGCAAGCACACCCTCGCCCTGACCAACCACGGGGGCCGTGCCCGCACCGCCGACCTGATCACCCTCGCCCGGGAGATCCGCGACGGCGTGCACGCCCGGTTCGGCGTCCCCCTGCACCCCGAGCCGGTGCTGGTGAACTGCGCCGTCTGA
- a CDS encoding SDR family NAD(P)-dependent oxidoreductase has product MTSVAIVTGASSGIGAATARRLAAAGFHVLAAARRTDRLAALVAEITAAGGRATAVPCDVTSDESVAGLARAAAGAPGPVTLLVNNAGGARGLDPVETGAIADWQWMYDVNVLGTLRVTQALLPALERSAAGTVVVVSSTAGLTVYEGGGGYTAAKHAQTAVAGTLRLELCGRPVRVVEIDPGMVRTEEFGLNRFGGDAAKADATYAGVAQPLVAEDVAECIAWCATLPHHVNVDRLVVRPLAQAAQHKVHRVGR; this is encoded by the coding sequence ATGACCTCTGTCGCGATCGTCACCGGGGCGTCCAGCGGGATCGGCGCGGCCACCGCCCGCCGGCTCGCCGCCGCGGGTTTCCACGTGCTCGCCGCCGCCCGGCGCACCGACCGGCTCGCCGCCCTGGTCGCCGAGATCACGGCGGCCGGCGGCCGCGCCACCGCGGTGCCCTGCGACGTCACCTCGGACGAGTCGGTGGCCGGGCTGGCGCGGGCCGCCGCCGGGGCACCCGGCCCGGTCACCCTGCTGGTCAACAACGCCGGTGGCGCGCGCGGGCTGGACCCGGTGGAGACCGGCGCGATCGCCGACTGGCAGTGGATGTACGACGTGAACGTGCTCGGCACGCTGCGGGTCACCCAGGCCCTGCTGCCGGCCCTGGAACGCTCCGCCGCGGGGACCGTCGTGGTGGTCTCGTCCACCGCCGGCCTGACCGTGTACGAGGGCGGCGGCGGCTACACCGCGGCCAAGCACGCCCAGACCGCGGTGGCCGGCACCCTGCGCCTGGAGCTGTGCGGTCGACCCGTCCGGGTGGTCGAGATCGATCCCGGGATGGTCCGGACCGAAGAGTTCGGCCTGAACCGCTTCGGCGGGGACGCGGCGAAGGCCGACGCCACCTACGCCGGGGTGGCGCAGCCGCTGGTGGCCGAGGACGTCGCGGAGTGCATCGCCTGGTGCGCCACCCTCCCGCACCACGTCAACGTGGACCGGCTGGTGGTCCGCCCGCTGGCCCAGGCGGCCCAGCACAAGGTGCACCGGGTCGGCCGCTGA
- the mshA gene encoding D-inositol-3-phosphate glycosyltransferase has translation MADQHTGVGRQRGALPWPRPRRIATLSVHTSPLHQPGTGDAGGMNVYILEVARRLAEANVEVEIFTRATSGDLPPVVEMAPGVHVRHVTSGPLEGLTKEELPGQLCAFTAGVLRAEAARPPGHYDLIHSHYWLSGQVGWLAKERWGVPLVHTAHTLAKVKNARLAAGDRPEPKARVIGEEQVVAEADRLVANTRVEATDLIDRYAADPARVAVVEPGVDLDRFRPAAGDRVAASHAARRRLGLPTSGYVVAFVGRIQPLKAPDVLVRAVAALRERDPALADQVTVVICGGPSGSGLDRPTSLIELAGSLGVADRVRFLPPRTGDDLPALYRAADLVAVPSHNESFGLVALEAQACGTPVVAAAVGGLVTAVRDQVSGVLVHGHDPTDWARALARLLPDRAGREALGRAAARHAQGFSWERTVSGLLAVYGEAVTGHRERLAARLAGGPALTGSW, from the coding sequence GTGGCGGATCAGCACACCGGTGTCGGTCGTCAGCGAGGTGCCCTGCCGTGGCCCCGGCCCCGCCGGATCGCCACCCTGTCGGTGCACACCTCGCCGCTGCACCAACCGGGCACCGGCGACGCGGGCGGCATGAACGTCTACATCCTGGAGGTCGCCCGCCGGCTCGCCGAGGCGAACGTCGAGGTGGAGATCTTCACCCGGGCCACCTCCGGTGACCTGCCGCCGGTGGTGGAGATGGCCCCCGGGGTGCACGTCCGGCACGTCACCTCCGGCCCGCTGGAGGGGCTGACCAAGGAGGAGTTGCCCGGACAGCTCTGCGCCTTCACCGCCGGGGTGCTGCGGGCCGAGGCGGCCCGCCCACCGGGGCACTACGACCTGATCCACTCGCACTACTGGCTCTCCGGGCAGGTCGGCTGGCTGGCCAAGGAGCGCTGGGGGGTGCCGCTGGTGCACACCGCGCACACCCTGGCCAAGGTCAAGAACGCCCGGCTCGCCGCCGGTGACCGGCCGGAGCCGAAGGCCCGGGTGATCGGCGAGGAACAGGTGGTCGCCGAGGCCGACCGGCTGGTGGCGAACACCCGGGTGGAGGCGACCGACCTGATCGACCGGTACGCCGCCGACCCGGCCCGGGTCGCGGTCGTCGAGCCGGGGGTGGACCTGGACCGGTTCCGCCCCGCCGCCGGGGACCGGGTCGCCGCGTCCCACGCCGCCCGCCGCCGGCTGGGCCTGCCCACCAGCGGGTACGTCGTCGCGTTCGTCGGCCGGATCCAGCCGCTGAAGGCCCCCGACGTGCTGGTCCGCGCGGTCGCGGCGCTGCGGGAGCGGGATCCGGCGCTGGCCGACCAGGTGACCGTGGTGATCTGCGGTGGCCCCAGCGGCAGCGGCCTGGACCGGCCCACCTCGCTGATCGAGCTGGCCGGCTCGCTGGGCGTCGCCGACCGGGTGCGTTTCCTGCCCCCGCGTACCGGTGACGACCTGCCGGCCCTCTACCGGGCCGCCGACCTGGTGGCGGTGCCCTCGCACAACGAGTCGTTCGGCCTGGTGGCCCTGGAGGCGCAGGCCTGCGGCACCCCGGTGGTCGCCGCCGCGGTGGGTGGCCTGGTCACCGCGGTACGCGACCAGGTCAGCGGCGTGCTCGTGCACGGCCACGACCCCACCGACTGGGCTCGTGCGCTGGCCCGGCTGCTCCCCGACCGGGCCGGTCGGGAGGCGTTGGGGCGGGCCGCCGCCCGGCACGCGCAGGGGTTCTCCTGGGAACGCACCGTCTCCGGGCTGCTCGCCGTCTACGGCGAGGCGGTCACCGGGCACCGGGAGCGGCTGGCGGCCCGGCTGGCCGGGGGTCCGGCGCTCACCGGCTCGTGGTGA
- a CDS encoding type III secretion system chaperone family protein — MSPKSELAALIESFCTERELDWEATGEGSYAVTLPGTHKLKTICNLFVGEHALRIEAFVMRQPDERREELWSWLLQRNARMYGVAFSIDAVGDVYLTGRVNPSGVDADELDRLFGAVLSYADESFDTMLEIGFGSSIRREWEWRVKRGESTANLAAFAHLFEPSPGGSDRS; from the coding sequence ATGAGCCCGAAGAGCGAGCTGGCGGCCCTGATCGAGTCGTTCTGCACCGAGCGGGAACTCGACTGGGAAGCCACCGGCGAGGGCTCGTACGCGGTCACCCTGCCCGGCACCCACAAGCTCAAGACGATCTGCAACCTCTTCGTCGGCGAGCACGCGCTGCGGATCGAGGCGTTCGTGATGCGCCAGCCCGACGAGCGGCGCGAGGAGCTGTGGTCGTGGCTGCTCCAGCGCAACGCCCGGATGTACGGGGTGGCGTTCTCGATCGACGCGGTCGGGGACGTCTACCTCACCGGCCGGGTCAACCCGTCCGGCGTCGACGCCGACGAGCTGGACCGGCTGTTCGGGGCGGTGCTCAGCTACGCCGACGAGTCCTTCGACACCATGCTGGAGATCGGCTTCGGCAGCTCCATCCGCCGGGAGTGGGAGTGGCGGGTCAAGCGGGGCGAGTCGACCGCCAACCTCGCCGCCTTCGCCCACCTCTTCGAGCCGTCCCCCGGAGGTTCGGACCGGTCCTGA
- a CDS encoding MDR family MFS transporter, translating to MRGVGSWFRETTGGLPRAFWYLWAGTLINRLGSFVLIFLAIYLTQARDFSAAQAGLVIGLWGVGGAVGTTVGGTLADRWGRRPTLLTAHLGAATMMLALGFARPLWAVAAGALLLGTFAEAARPTFGAMMIDVVPERDRLRAFSLNYWAINLGFACAAVLAGLAAEAGYLLLFVVDAATTLVAALIVFVRVGETRRTPATGPARQPAGGPPRAGALRTIAADRVFLGLVVLNLLGALVFLQHISMLPIAMGDAGLSPATYGAVIALNGVLIVAGQLFIPRLIRGRSRSHVLALAAVVMGVGFGLTAFADAAWFFGLAVLIWTLGEMLNSPSHATLIAELSPAELRGRYQGVFSLSWQLAGAIAPVLGGLVREHAGNATLWLGCAGLGVVTALGHLLSGPARERRASLLRGSAAPVTDIAPPVPQAAEAAVTVPPAPAPARTPG from the coding sequence GTGCGCGGGGTGGGAAGCTGGTTCCGGGAGACCACCGGCGGGCTGCCGAGGGCCTTCTGGTACCTCTGGGCCGGCACCCTGATCAACCGGCTCGGCTCCTTCGTGCTGATCTTCCTGGCCATCTACCTGACCCAGGCCCGTGACTTCTCCGCCGCCCAGGCCGGCCTGGTGATCGGCCTGTGGGGGGTCGGCGGCGCGGTGGGCACCACCGTGGGCGGCACCCTCGCCGACCGGTGGGGGCGGCGGCCCACCCTGCTCACCGCCCACCTGGGCGCGGCCACCATGATGCTCGCGCTCGGCTTCGCCCGGCCGCTCTGGGCGGTGGCGGCGGGCGCGTTGCTGCTGGGTACGTTCGCCGAGGCGGCCCGCCCCACCTTCGGGGCCATGATGATCGACGTGGTGCCGGAGCGGGACCGGTTGCGGGCCTTCTCGCTGAACTACTGGGCGATCAACCTGGGCTTCGCCTGCGCCGCCGTGCTCGCCGGGCTGGCCGCCGAGGCCGGCTACCTGCTGCTGTTCGTGGTGGACGCGGCCACCACCCTGGTCGCCGCGCTGATCGTCTTCGTCCGGGTCGGCGAGACCCGCCGTACCCCGGCGACCGGGCCGGCCAGGCAGCCGGCCGGCGGGCCGCCGCGGGCGGGCGCGCTGCGCACCATCGCCGCCGACCGGGTGTTCCTGGGGCTGGTCGTGCTCAACCTGCTCGGCGCGCTGGTCTTCCTCCAGCACATCTCGATGCTGCCGATCGCGATGGGGGACGCCGGGCTCTCCCCGGCCACCTACGGCGCGGTGATCGCGCTCAACGGCGTGCTGATCGTGGCGGGCCAGCTCTTCATCCCCCGGCTGATCCGGGGGCGGAGCCGGTCCCACGTGCTCGCCCTCGCCGCGGTGGTGATGGGGGTCGGCTTCGGGCTGACCGCGTTCGCCGACGCCGCCTGGTTCTTCGGGCTCGCCGTGCTGATCTGGACGCTCGGCGAGATGCTCAACTCCCCGTCCCACGCCACCCTGATCGCCGAACTCTCCCCGGCCGAGCTGCGCGGTCGCTACCAGGGCGTCTTCTCGCTCTCCTGGCAGCTGGCCGGCGCGATCGCCCCGGTGCTCGGCGGGCTGGTCCGGGAACACGCCGGCAACGCCACGCTCTGGCTGGGCTGCGCCGGGCTGGGCGTGGTGACCGCGCTGGGCCACCTGCTCTCCGGGCCGGCCCGGGAACGCCGGGCGAGCCTGCTGCGCGGCTCCGCCGCGCCGGTCACCGACATCGCGCCACCGGTCCCCCAGGCCGCCGAGGCCGCGGTGACCGTACCCCCCGCGCCGGCTCCGGCCCGCACCCCCGGCTGA
- a CDS encoding phosphoglyceromutase, producing the protein MTASEGPTVGTLVLLRHGESDWNAKNLFTGWVDVDLTAKGEAEARRGGELLREHGLLPDVVHTSVMRRAIRTAELALNAADRHWIAVRRSWRLNERHYGALQGKNKKQTLDEYGEEQFMLWRRSYDTPPPPIADDDEFSQVGDPRYALLPTDLMPRTECLKDVVARMLPYWYDSIVPDILAGRTVLVAAHGNSLRALVKHLDQISDSAIAKLNIPTGIPLRYDLDPQLRPITLGGAYLDPDAAREAAAAVANQGR; encoded by the coding sequence ATGACTGCGAGCGAGGGGCCCACCGTCGGGACGCTGGTCCTGCTGCGGCACGGCGAGAGCGACTGGAACGCGAAGAACCTCTTCACCGGCTGGGTCGACGTCGACCTGACGGCCAAGGGGGAGGCGGAGGCACGCCGGGGCGGCGAGTTGCTGCGTGAGCACGGCCTGCTGCCGGACGTGGTGCACACCAGCGTGATGCGCCGGGCGATCCGCACCGCCGAGCTGGCGCTCAACGCCGCCGACCGGCACTGGATCGCGGTGCGCCGGTCGTGGCGGCTCAACGAGCGGCACTACGGCGCCCTGCAGGGCAAGAACAAGAAGCAGACCCTGGACGAGTACGGCGAGGAGCAGTTCATGCTCTGGCGTCGCTCGTACGACACCCCGCCGCCGCCGATCGCCGACGACGACGAGTTCTCGCAGGTCGGTGACCCGCGGTACGCGCTGCTGCCGACCGACCTGATGCCGCGCACCGAGTGCCTCAAGGACGTCGTGGCGCGGATGCTCCCCTACTGGTACGACTCGATCGTGCCGGACATCCTCGCCGGCCGGACGGTGCTGGTGGCGGCGCACGGCAACTCGCTGCGCGCCCTGGTCAAGCACCTCGACCAGATCTCCGACTCCGCGATCGCCAAGCTGAACATTCCCACCGGCATCCCGCTGCGCTACGACCTCGACCCGCAGCTGCGCCCGATCACCCTGGGCGGCGCCTACCTCGACCCCGACGCCGCCAGGGAGGCCGCCGCCGCGGTCGCCAACCAGGGTCGCTGA
- the phoU gene encoding phosphate signaling complex protein PhoU: MRDEFRADLQIVSQLLVDMAEAVRAAMRQATRGLLTADREASETVIARDAEIDNLYQHVEERVCDLLARQAPVASDLRAMITALHVAADLERMGDLADHVAKTALRRHPSPAVPAELRPVFTDMASVADRMAEKIGKVLATPDADIAAELDRDDDVMDDLHKSLFGVLLGDDWPYGVETAIDATLLGRFYERFADHAVNAGERVVYLITGETAPATS, from the coding sequence ATGCGCGACGAGTTCCGGGCCGACCTGCAGATTGTCAGCCAACTGCTGGTGGACATGGCGGAGGCGGTGCGCGCCGCGATGCGCCAGGCCACCCGCGGCCTGCTCACCGCCGACCGCGAAGCGTCCGAGACCGTGATCGCGCGGGACGCCGAGATCGACAACCTCTACCAGCACGTCGAGGAGCGGGTCTGCGACCTGCTCGCCCGGCAGGCCCCGGTCGCCTCCGACCTGCGCGCGATGATCACCGCCCTGCACGTGGCGGCCGACCTGGAGCGGATGGGCGACCTGGCCGACCACGTGGCGAAGACCGCGCTGCGCCGGCACCCGTCACCGGCGGTGCCGGCCGAGCTGCGGCCGGTCTTCACCGACATGGCCTCGGTCGCCGACCGGATGGCCGAGAAGATCGGCAAGGTGCTGGCCACCCCCGACGCCGACATCGCCGCCGAGCTGGACCGCGACGACGACGTGATGGACGACCTGCACAAGAGCCTGTTCGGTGTGCTGCTCGGCGACGACTGGCCGTACGGGGTGGAGACGGCCATCGACGCCACCCTGCTCGGCCGCTTCTATGAGCGGTTCGCCGACCACGCGGTCAACGCCGGCGAGCGGGTGGTCTACCTGATCACCGGGGAGACCGCCCCCGCCACGAGCTGA